The following proteins are co-located in the Mobula hypostoma chromosome 4, sMobHyp1.1, whole genome shotgun sequence genome:
- the LOC134344969 gene encoding protein starmaker-like has protein sequence MKVVVLSSCLLAVALAAPVWKARSWNSGSNERYSRYFQPFYPSYYPFSPYHRFPFYRHPKFPYFPGFIYPGYGQVPVFNDFERHVNPGASNVKENDVEESAPEEYSMVNGASISSEVSLEDSSSVEDDYRMTFVNVPSELPDDRYPGVPDYTYPGVPDYEGPVTPDEEFPRVPDYEEPFIPGVDTGVDVDFHQQSSKDTEGVEEPTGVLPYSDSLQNFDSLGLTREDNEMVVGSNEDDGHHEAVREPTEKDADQGESLNSQEYVEQQRTNEDLAEEPQSHEDVDANLRDTDFTPHNNDEDGDSYEGDDNYDDDYGFADNNQNHSDGTESEFNEPDSNQKISSDSDETDFNAGGIEFNENNSDDEDSSEDVTSKGTAEDDSVLDDYSEANFFF, from the exons ATGAAAGTGGTGGTTCTCAGCAGTTGCCTCTTGGCCGTGGCCTTGGCTGCTCCG GTGTGGAAAGCCAGAAGTTGGAATAGTGGCAGCAACGAG CGATACAGTCGTTACTTTCAACCTTTTTACCCATCTTATTACCCCTTTTCACCATACCATAGATTTCCCTTCTACCGACACCCCAAATTTCCTTACTTTCCTGGATTCATCTATCCTGGCTATGGACAGGTACCTGTATTTAACGATTTTGAAAGACATGTCAATCCTGGGGCATCAAATGTGAAAGAGAACGATGTGGAAGAAAGTGCCCCAGAGGAATATTCCATGGTCAATGGAGCTAGTATCAGCTCTGAAGTTTCCCTTGAGGACTCCAGCAGTGTTGAGGATGATTACAGGATGACCTTTGTGAATGTGCCAAGTGAGTTACCAGATGACAGGTATCCTGGTGTGCCAGATTACACATACCCTGGGGTGCCAGATTATGAGGGTCCCGTAACACCTGATGAAGAGTTCCCCAGAGTGCCAGATTACGAGGAGCCTTTCATACCAGGAGTCGATACAGGAGTGGATGTTGACTTTCACCAGCAAAGCTCCAAGGACACAGAAGGTGTAGAGGAGCCCACCGGTGTTCTACCGTACTCAGACTCCTTGCAGAATTTTGATTCACTCGGATTAACCCGGGAAGATAATGAGATGGTTGTAGGCAGTAATGAGGATGATGGTCATCATGAAGCAGTCCGTGAACCCACAGAAAAGGATGCTGATCAAGGGGAAAGCTTGAATAGCCAGGAATATGTGGAGCAGCAAAGGACTAATGAAGACTTGGCCGAGGAACCACAATCCCATGAG GATGTTGATGCCAATCTAAGGGATACGGATTTTACCCCCCATAATAATGATGAAGATGGTGACAGTTATGAAGGTGATGATAATTATGATGATGATTATGGTTTTGCTGACAATAACCAAAATCACAGTGATGGAACTGAATCTGAATTCAACGAACCAGATTCCAATCAGAAAATTTCATCAGATTCAGATGAGACTGACTTCAATGCCGGTGGAATTGAGTTCAATGAGAACAACAGTGATGATGAGGATTCCAGTGAGGATGTCACCAGCAAGGGCACTGCTGAAGATGACAGTGTACTTGACGACT ACAGCGAAGCCAACTTTTTCTTCTAA